The Granulicella sp. 5B5 nucleotide sequence TCCGCGGGAGGAAGGACGTGCCGCTGACGGTGGTGATGACCTCCGGTGAGGACATGGCGCAGAACCAGGGGCTGACACAGTTTGTGGGGCGCCCGAATACGACGCTGGCGCCGCAACCGCTGGCGGCGATGAAGCAGTTCTACAAGCTGGAGGCAAGTTGGCCCGCGGGTGTGGGGAAGATTGACCTGGGCGATCGGGTGATTGAGGTGATTCCGACGCCGGGGACACACAAGGACGGCGTGAGCTTCTATGACCCGTATACGGACCTGCTGTTTACAGGGGATTTGATCTTTCCGGGGAAGGTGAACGTCAGCAATGATCGCGATTATGTGGCGTCGCTGCAGAGGCTGGTGGAGTGGAACAAGACGCGCCCGGTGAAGTGGGTGATGGGCGGGCACATCGAGATGCAGTTTGTGCCGGGGAAAGCGTATCCGCGGTTTGCGACGTACAAGCCCTATGAGCGGCTGCTGCAGATGGAGCCGGCGGTGCTGGCGGATGCGTTAAGCAGCGCCCAGGAGGTGCAGGGCAAGCAGATGATGCTGGTGCGACCGGACTTCATGCTGCTGAATGGGGTGAGCCCTGACCAGAAGACGACGGTGTTCCCGGCGGGCGTGCCGAACATCAATGCGCCACGGCCGTTTTAAGGCGAGCGACGAAAGCGACGAAGATGCAAGGGAGGTTTCGATGAAGGGCATGGACCGCAGGACGTTTCTAGCATTACCGGTGGTGTCGGTGGTGGCACCGACGGTGCAGGCGATGGCGAGCTCGGTGTTGTTTGCCCCGGAGTCTTCGGCGGCCGAGCAGATCGACTTTACGAGCAACGTGCCGGCGGCTGGGACGTTTCCGGCGAAGTGGATTTGCGGGTCGGCGTCTTGCATGGATAACGAAGACCCGCCGCTGCAGGTGCACTGGTACAACGAGCACACTGTCTACATGCGGCAGAACAAGGCGTATAGCTATGAGGCGCCGTTTCTGCACCTGTACTTCGGCAACGACCGCATCCTGATGCTGGATGAGGGGTTTACGACGCTGAGGAGTGACTGGCCGCTGCGCGATGTGGTGGATGCGTGCATCAACGAGTGGTGCGCGAAGCATGGACGCAGACCGGAGGAGATGGAGTTGTTGATGGCGTTCAGCCATCTGCATGCGGACCACTACGCGGCGCTGAACCAGTTTGTAGACCGGCCGAACACGCGGTACATGGGGTTTACGCACGAGGAGATGGTGGGCTTCTGGGGGATGACGAACTATCCGGAGGAGCGCGTGACTCTGGACCTGGGCGGGCGGAAGATTTTGATCTGGGGAAGTCCAGGGCATGTGATGTCAGAGTTCGCCTATTACGACACCTATACGCAGATCCTGTACACGGGAGATATGTTCTATCGCGGGCGGTGCTACATCAGCTTCTGGGACCACTGGTTTGCGAGCATGAAGAGGCTGATAGCGTTTGTGGATACACATCCGGTGACGCACGTGATTGGATGCCATGTGGAGATCAGCAGCAAGGGTGAGGATTATCCGTATGGGATCACGTACCAGCCAGATGAGGCGCCAGTGCAGCTGACGGTGGCGGAGCTGCGCCATGCGTATGAGGTGGCGAAGACGGTGAAGGAGCCCGGGATCTACTTCACAGGATCGGTGTTTCTGTGTAACCAGACGCGAGGGACGACCACGATCGATAAGAATCCGTACGCCTACTCATAATGCGCGGATTTATAGATCCTTCGCGAGGATGAGGTCGGAGCAGGTGAGGGAGCCGACGTTGAAGGTGCGGGTGCCGATGGAGACGAATCCGTTGCGGTAGTAGAAGTTGAGGGCGCGGTGGTTGCCGTCGTTGACGCCGAGGAGGAGGCGGGTGCGGTTGAGGGTGCGGGCGTCGGCGATGGCGAGGTCGAGGAGGGCTTCGGCGGGGCGGCGGTTTGGGTGGTCGACGACTGGGGATGAGCGGAAGCGCGAGAGGAGGTAGATGCGCTTGAGCTCGGCGTCGGTGGGGAGCGTGTCGATGGTGGGGAGCTCGGGGTCGCAGAGGATGGTGTAGCCGATGGGGGACTGGTTGCCGGGGAAGGGGCCGGCTTCGGCGAGGGTGCAGCGCGTGTTGGGCTGCGCGAGGTAGCCGGCGTAGACGCTGGCTACGTGGTTCTTCGCGCAGTGGGCGACGAGGTCGCGGCCGGGGAGCATCCAGGTGAAGGCTTCGAGGAAGGTGGCGGCGGCGGCGAGGGCGAGCGCGGAGGCGTCGTCGGCTGTGGCGCGGCGCAGGGTGACGGGCTCGACGGCTGTGGGCGCGGGGGCGGTGTAGTTGGCTTCAGCTTTGATGGGATCAAGGGACATGAGGGTTCTCGTAGAGATGATGGTACGGGACGCAAGATGCAAGATGCCAGGTCCCAGAGTGGATGATGAGGGCGTAGGGCGCGATGCTATGTCCGTAACGAGTCAGAAAATAGGAGGTAGGGAATAGCAGGCGAGGCGCGGTAGGCTGGTGGGTATGAAGCGTACAGTGCTGATGGCGGGGCTATTGGGGGCGTTGGTGCTGGCGGCGGCGGCGGAGAAGAAGCCGAAGCCTGTGCCGGTTGATCCGAATGCTCGTGTGGGTATGACGACGCGGGTGATTCATCCGGCGGGCGCGCGGAACTGGCGCGGCGCGGAGCAGAAGGCGCTGGATGCTGTGGTGTGGTATCCGGCGGTGGATACGGCGATTGAGACGAAGCAGTTTATGGGGCCTGTTGAGCGGCCACTGTTTGAAGCCGGAAGCGCGATGCCTCATGCGCCGTTTGCGCCTCATATGGAGCGGCTGCCGATGGTGGTGTTGTCGCATGGGTCAGGCGGCAGCGCGCTGCAGATGGCGTGGCTGGGGACGGCGCTGGCGCGAGCTGGGTATATCGCGGTGGCGGTGGATCATCCGGGGAACAATGCGAATGCTCCGCTGACGCCGGAGGGCGTGGCGCTGTGGTGGGAGCGGGCGACGGATGTGTCCAACGTGATTGACGCGATGCTGAAGGATGAGGAGTTCGGGGGCAAGATTGATGCGACGCGGATTGCGGCGGCGGGGTACTCACTGGGTGGGTATACGGTGATGGAGCTGGCGGGGGCGCAGACGGACATCAGCGTGTTCTTCGACCGTTGCAGGCCCGCGAAGCCGGGGGACAAGCCTACCGATGATGCTGCCGTGTGTCGCGAGACGGTGCTGCACCATATGGGGAGCAACCAGCATGTGTTGGAAGAGGTGCGGAAGACGAGCGGCGAGAGCCTGGCGCGGTCGGCGGGGAGTTTTCGCGATCCGCGGGTGAAGGTGGTATTTGCGATGGCCCCGGCGCTGGGGTTTACGGAGACGCCGGACAGTCTGCACGCGATCAAGGTGCCGGTGGCGATGGTGGTGGGCAGCGAGGATGCGATTGCGCCTGCGAATGAGAATGCGGACTATCTGCGCGCACACATCCGGGCGGCTCGGGAGAACACGCTGCCGGGGGTGGGGCACTATACGTTTCTGGATGTGTGCACGGCGGCGGGGGTGCAGGTGTATCCGCTGTACTGCACGGATGCGCCAGGAGTAGACCGCGCGGCGGTGCATGCTCAGGTTGCGGGGATGGCGGTGGAGTTCTTCGATCGGGCGCTGAAGTGGCGGTGAGGGCTACTTGCAGGCCTGGACGGGTGGGACGCGGGTCCAGGTTTCGGTGCGGCCGAAGAGGGTGAAGAGGACGTAGCCGCGGAGCTTGAGGACATCGTGGCCGGTGGGGGTGATGTAGCCGCGGTAGGTGTGGCCGCTGATGGGGTCGTAGAGGTGGCCGTAGCCGAGGCGATACTTGTCGTAGTCGCGGAAGCCGGAGCCGATGGTGAGGCCGCAGAGCTGGCGGTTGCGGAGAGCGTGGTCGGGGTTGTGGCTGTCGACGATCTCGGGCGGGTTGGGGGAGAGCTTGACCACGCGGAGGCAGATGTCTGGTTCACCGGATACTGAGCTATCTGTGCTGCATGGCTCTATACGGACGATGGCGCCAATGGCGGAGCGCCAGTCTCCGAAGGAGGCCTGCGCTGGCGTGAGCGCGGTCGGGTTGTATGCCGCTGCCGCGGTGGCGGCGGTGAGCAGGAGGGCGGCGGTAAGGAGAGCTTTCGTCGTCACGTTTGGTTTGGATGCAGGATTGGGCTGTGACACCCCACCCCTCCCCCTGGGTACTTTTTGATCCAAAGTCTTGATGCGGTGGCTGTTAGGGGTGGACTTGTGAAGGTCTGATCCCGGTGGGTGGACGGTGTGTTTGGGTTGCTACTTCTATTGTAGTGGTTCGAGAGGGATGAATTGTTACATTTCTGCTGGTGGAAGTAGTTTGGTTTGTGGTGGTTGCGGGTTATTGCAGGTTCGAGGGGCTTGACAGGGTTTTAGGGTGGTACGCTCGCGCCTTTGGCGCTTGCTGCGGCAAAGGCGTTCACGCAGAGGGCGCAGTGTAGAAGCCCGCAATGGTCGCCAAGGAAAACAGGCAACGGCAAAAGCAATTCTCTGCGGGAATGACAAGCAAGAAAAGGAGCGACGTCTTGCTCTGCGGTTAGTCGACGCGGCAGATGAGGCACTTGAGGTAGCGGGTTTCGGGGAGGGTGAGGACTTCGGGGTGGTCGGGGGCGGCGGCGCGTGTTTCGAGGAGCTGGAGGCGGCGGCCGGTGTCGGCTGCGGCTGCGGCGACGATCTCGGTGAAGTCGGCGAGGGAGACGTGGTGGGAGCAGGAGTTGGTGATGAGCGTGCCGCCGGGTTCGAGCAGGCGGATGGCGCGGAGGTTGAGCTCCTTGTAGCCGCGCAGGGCGCCTTCGGCGGCACGCTTGGATTTGGCGAAGGCGGGTGGGTCGAGAACGATGGCGGAGAAGAGGTTGGGGTTGGTGTCGGCAGCGTCACCCCGCTCATGCGCGGTAGAGCTGCGCATGAACGGGGCACCCGGAGTTTTGGGGTGGGCGAGATCGTCGAGGTGGCGGAGGTACTCGAAGGCGTCGGCTTCGATCCAGTCGACTTCGGCTTTGAGGTGGGGGTTGAGGAGGAGGTTGCGGTCGGCGGCTTCGAGGGCGGAGCGGCTGGCGTCGATGCCGGTGACGCGGGTGCAGACCTCGGCGAGGTGGAGGGCGAAGCCGCCCTGATAGGTGCAGATGTCGAGTGCGTTGCGTGTGCGGCCGGAGGCAGCGACGGCGCGGGCTGCTGCCGCGTAGTTGAGGCGCTGGTCGAGGAAGGCGCCGGTTTTTTGGCCGGAGGCGGCGTCGTAGTGGAAATGGAGGTTGTTGAGGGTGAAGGTTGTGGTTGTGGGAGCTGCCGGTTCTGTGGTGATTCCAGATGCAGGTCTCTCCACTTCGTCTCCGCTGCACTCCGCCTTCGGTCGAGATGACACATCTTGGGTAGGTTCAGACGCAGGTCTCTCCACTACGCTGCGCTCCGGTCGAGATGACACTTCATGGGTAAGGGTGGAAGAGAACAAGGAGCCAGTGGGTGGGGCGGGTAGTTGTTCGAGCTCGCGGATGCGGGGGTCGGGGCGCTCCCAGATGGTTAAGGGTTCGCCGTTGGGCGAGAGACCTGCGCGGAGGGCTTCGGTGAGAGTGCTGCGGACGTCGTCCTGTGCGGTGCCCTGGGTGAGAAGTTGGATGAGGACGAGGTCGTTGTAGCGGTCGGCGATGATGCCGGGGAGGTTGTCGGCTTCGGAGAAGATGAGGCGGTGGGCGTTGGTGTTGGGGGCGAGCTCGCGACGGAGTTGGAGGGCGAAGTCGATGCGGGAGCGGAGGTCGGCGAGGTACTGGTCGCGGGTGAGCGCCGGGGTGCGGGAGACGAGGCGCGCGGCGAGCGTGGAGGCGGTGGAGTAGAGTGCGGTGCCGAGCGGAAGGGCGCGGCTGTCGGTGAGGGTGACGAGTGCGCCGGGCGGGAGGTCGGCGGGAGTGCCTTCGATGTCGGTGCGGTAGACCCAGAGGTGGCCGGCGCGGAGGTGGTCGGCGGCGCGGCGGGTAATGCGGAGCGTGAGTGGGGTGGATGACATGCAGAGGTTAGTGTAGCTGGGTGGTAGCATGCAATCCCATCCATGACGATGCGGCCGCCGTTCCAACGGCTGTTTGCTGGCGGGATTTGTTCGAGGTAGCGCAGGATGCCGCCATGCAGGTGATAGACCTCCGGGAAACCAAGTTGCAGCATGCAGGCTGAGGCAAGCTCGTGCCCTTCAAAGCGAGGCGGCACTCAATGATGTGGGGACTAGGGTTTGTAGATGTAGCCGTTAGCGAGGGTGGTGAAGGTGGTGAGTTGGGTTTGCTGCCAGGCTTCGGTGTGGCCTAGTTCGGTGGCGAGGGTGGCGGCTACGGTGGGGGCTGCTTCGAGGGCGGCGCGGGCGTCCAGGAAGAGGGCTCGGGTGCGGCGGGCGAGGACGTCGTCGACGGTGCGGGCCATCTCGTGGCGGATGGCCCAGACGACTTCGGCGAGGCGGTAGGGCAGGCGGGGGTGCAGCGGCGCGGCGAGAGCAGGTGAGGACGCAGCGAGGGCGTCGATGGCAGGCTGGTCGCTGCCGTAGACGTGGAGTTCGTGCTCGGCGTC carries:
- a CDS encoding MBL fold metallo-hydrolase yields the protein MSATGSRYPNGDPNAPLNPVGAKNTDSCLPLHRKGEVVHTYTCEGPAAGNIPFRWIYGSSIAAKNRDPRVQVMQYNEDTYLMRENVCVHWEAPFTYLLFGNRGALLIDTGATAEAKWYPLRVTVDAIVSRWCAIRGRKDVPLTVVMTSGEDMAQNQGLTQFVGRPNTTLAPQPLAAMKQFYKLEASWPAGVGKIDLGDRVIEVIPTPGTHKDGVSFYDPYTDLLFTGDLIFPGKVNVSNDRDYVASLQRLVEWNKTRPVKWVMGGHIEMQFVPGKAYPRFATYKPYERLLQMEPAVLADALSSAQEVQGKQMMLVRPDFMLLNGVSPDQKTTVFPAGVPNINAPRPF
- a CDS encoding MBL fold metallo-hydrolase gives rise to the protein MKGMDRRTFLALPVVSVVAPTVQAMASSVLFAPESSAAEQIDFTSNVPAAGTFPAKWICGSASCMDNEDPPLQVHWYNEHTVYMRQNKAYSYEAPFLHLYFGNDRILMLDEGFTTLRSDWPLRDVVDACINEWCAKHGRRPEEMELLMAFSHLHADHYAALNQFVDRPNTRYMGFTHEEMVGFWGMTNYPEERVTLDLGGRKILIWGSPGHVMSEFAYYDTYTQILYTGDMFYRGRCYISFWDHWFASMKRLIAFVDTHPVTHVIGCHVEISSKGEDYPYGITYQPDEAPVQLTVAELRHAYEVAKTVKEPGIYFTGSVFLCNQTRGTTTIDKNPYAYS
- a CDS encoding N-acetyltransferase, with protein sequence MSLDPIKAEANYTAPAPTAVEPVTLRRATADDASALALAAAATFLEAFTWMLPGRDLVAHCAKNHVASVYAGYLAQPNTRCTLAEAGPFPGNQSPIGYTILCDPELPTIDTLPTDAELKRIYLLSRFRSSPVVDHPNRRPAEALLDLAIADARTLNRTRLLLGVNDGNHRALNFYYRNGFVSIGTRTFNVGSLTCSDLILAKDL
- a CDS encoding alpha/beta hydrolase, which translates into the protein MKRTVLMAGLLGALVLAAAAEKKPKPVPVDPNARVGMTTRVIHPAGARNWRGAEQKALDAVVWYPAVDTAIETKQFMGPVERPLFEAGSAMPHAPFAPHMERLPMVVLSHGSGGSALQMAWLGTALARAGYIAVAVDHPGNNANAPLTPEGVALWWERATDVSNVIDAMLKDEEFGGKIDATRIAAAGYSLGGYTVMELAGAQTDISVFFDRCRPAKPGDKPTDDAAVCRETVLHHMGSNQHVLEEVRKTSGESLARSAGSFRDPRVKVVFAMAPALGFTETPDSLHAIKVPVAMVVGSEDAIAPANENADYLRAHIRAARENTLPGVGHYTFLDVCTAAGVQVYPLYCTDAPGVDRAAVHAQVAGMAVEFFDRALKWR
- a CDS encoding DUF2147 domain-containing protein is translated as MSQPNPASKPNVTTKALLTAALLLTAATAAAAYNPTALTPAQASFGDWRSAIGAIVRIEPCSTDSSVSGEPDICLRVVKLSPNPPEIVDSHNPDHALRNRQLCGLTIGSGFRDYDKYRLGYGHLYDPISGHTYRGYITPTGHDVLKLRGYVLFTLFGRTETWTRVPPVQACK
- a CDS encoding class I SAM-dependent rRNA methyltransferase, coding for MLPPSYTNLCMSSTPLTLRITRRAADHLRAGHLWVYRTDIEGTPADLPPGALVTLTDSRALPLGTALYSTASTLAARLVSRTPALTRDQYLADLRSRIDFALQLRRELAPNTNAHRLIFSEADNLPGIIADRYNDLVLIQLLTQGTAQDDVRSTLTEALRAGLSPNGEPLTIWERPDPRIRELEQLPAPPTGSLFSSTLTHEVSSRPERSVVERPASEPTQDVSSRPKAECSGDEVERPASGITTEPAAPTTTTFTLNNLHFHYDAASGQKTGAFLDQRLNYAAAARAVAASGRTRNALDICTYQGGFALHLAEVCTRVTGIDASRSALEAADRNLLLNPHLKAEVDWIEADAFEYLRHLDDLAHPKTPGAPFMRSSTAHERGDAADTNPNLFSAIVLDPPAFAKSKRAAEGALRGYKELNLRAIRLLEPGGTLITNSCSHHVSLADFTEIVAAAAADTGRRLQLLETRAAAPDHPEVLTLPETRYLKCLICRVD